The sequence CTCGGCCACGGGCGTGCCGTCGTCGCGGAGCTTTCCGGCGGCCCACAGCGTGCCGCGGGTGACCAGGCCGAGAAACTCGTCGGTCGCCACCGTCTCGGCGTAGTGGCCGATCGTGGTGGCAAACACGCGGGTCGGGCCGTACTGGTTGGTCCAGATGCAGGTCTGGAGGGCGTTGCGATCGGTGCTCAGCGCCTCGCCGAGCGGCGTGGCGGTCGGCCACACCTTGTCGGAGTAATACAGCTCCTCCTTGGGCACGGCCCACTCGCGCGGCATCCCGGCGAGGATCGGATGGCTGCCCAGCAGCCGGCAGGTGTAGGCATAGTGGGCGCCGTGGCCGGGAGAGGTGATCCCGCAGAACTTGAACCACTCGTCGTTGCCGACGCGGTAGCAGTGCATCGCGCAGTGCATCAGCACCGCCGGCACCCCCTGATTGTGTTCGGCGAGGATCTTCTCGAGGAACGTCGGATCCTTGACGTCGGAGAAACACTCGTTGTGAAAGACCACGTCGTAGCCCTTCGCCCAGCCGGGCTTGTCGTAGATCGAGATCGGGTGGTTCGTCGACGTCCCTCCTTCGTGGACGACCGTGGTGCGGATCCGGGCCCGCGCCGCCATGCCGCGGACGATGAGCTCTTTCTGGGCGTCGTAGTCGTGGCAACAGCCGCCGGTGACATACAGCACCTCGAGCGGCTTGCCCGGCTCGGCAGCGCGCGGCGCCGGCATCACCAGCATGGCGCCAGCGGTGGCGGCAGCGACGAGAAGTGATCGGGCACGGGCATGGTGCATCGAACGAGCCCTCGGGGGAGAAGGAGACCGGAGCGTACCACACGCCTTTTGCCCCCCTCCGGTAGCACGTCGTCGGATGAGCATTCCGCATGCCACTCGCCCGATGCGGTTGGGCCACAGGGTGTTATGGCGAATCGAACCGGCGGCGTGCCGCGCGACGTAAGATGAGTATGTCGCCGAGTCGCGATCGAACGATCGCGGGCGGGGGAACCACGCGGTGAATTCGACCACCTCCTGCGAGGTGGCGGGAACACCTGGGGCGAAGGGGCATCAGTGCCCCCGGGTACTTTCAAGCCCGAGCCCGTCAGCTAACCCTGATGACCTGGCTGGTGGTCGGCCTGGCGGTCGGGCTGGTGGCGTTCTGGCTCTGTTTTCGCTGGATCCCCAACGACCGGATCGGCGTGGTGGAGAAGTGGTGGTCGCTCGCCGGCAGCGTGCCGGAGGGGAGGATCCTGGCGCTCGGTAGCGAGGCCGGCTACCGCTCCGACGTGCTCCGCGGTGGCCTCCACTTCGGCTACTGGCGCTGGCAGTACGCGATCCATTCGGTGCCGCTGGTGACGATTCCCGAGGGGCGCATCGGCTACGTTTTCGCGCGCGACGGAGTGCCGCTTCCCCCCGCGCAGACACTCGGCCGCGTGGTGGGGTGCAACAACTTCCAAGACGCCCGGGCGTTCCTCGGCGGTGCGACCGGTGGAGCCGGCCAGCGCGGCCGGCAGCGGGCGATCCTCCGCGAGGGCGTGTATGCGATCAATCCAACGCTGTTCACGGTGATCAGCGACAACGGCGTGTTCGCGCTGCGTGCGCTGCTCACCCGGCCGGAGTAGGCGGCGACGGCGAAGTGGCTCGAGGAGCTGCAGGCGGTCGACGGCTTCAGCCCGGTCGTCGTCGGCAAGGCACGCCCCGAGACGCTGGGTGCCGAACAGCCGACCGGCGGCGACTCGATCGCGATCGTCACGGTCCACGACGGCCCGTCGCTGGACCCCGGTGAGATCATCGCCCCGACGGTCGGTGGCGACCTGGCCGATCCCGACTACCACAACAACTTCCAGGATCCCGAGGCCTTCCTCCGCGCCGGTGGCCGCCGCGGCCGGCAGCACATGGCGCTGACCGACGGCACGTACTTCCTCAACCGCTGGTTCGCGACCGTCGAGGTGATCGCCAAGACGGTCGTGCCGATCGGCTCGGTGGGCGTGGTCGTCAGCTACATCGGCCGCACCGGGGCCGACGTGTCGGGGACGACGTTCCGCCACGGCGAGCGCGTCGCCGAGGGGGAGCGCGGTGTCTGGGAGCGCACGCTCGGCCCGGGCAAGTACGCCTTCAACACCTACTCCGGCAACGTCGTCCTCGTGCCGACGACCAACTTCGTCCTCCACTGGGTGACGGGGCGGAGCGAGTCGCACCGCTACGACGAGAGCCTCAAGAGCATCGATCTGGTCACGAAAGACGCCTACGAACCCTCGCTCCCGCTGTCGGTGGTCGTCCACATCGACTACCAGCGGGCGCCGAGCGTGATCCAGCGCTTCGGCGACGTCCAGCGGCTGATCACGCAGACCCTCGACCCGATGCTGTCGGCCTACTTCCGCGACATCGCCCACAAGAAGACGATGCTCGAGCTGCTCCACGACCGCGACAAGATCCAGGCCGAGGCCCGCCTCGAGCTGCGCGACAAGTTCCACGAGTTCGACATCGAGTGCGTCGACGTGCTGATCGGCAAACCGGAGACGGGCAAGGACTCGGGCAAGATCGAGACCCTCCTCGACCAGCTCCGCGAGCGGCAGCTGTCGGTCGAGCAGCTCGAGACCTTCGAGCGGAAGCGCGTGGCGGCGGAGAAGATGCGGCTGCTGGCCGAGGCCCAGGCCCAGGCGAGCATGCAGACCAACCTCACCAACGCCCGCGTCGAGGCGCAGATCGCCGAGCAGAAGGGGGAGGCGGAGCTGGCCAGGGCGCGGAAATCGGCCGAACAGATGGTGGTCATGGCCGAGGCGGAGCTCTCCCAGTCGCGGCGCCGCGCCGAGCAGACGGTGCTCCTCGCCGAGGCGGCCAGCCGCGAGAAGGAGCTCGAGGGGCGCGGCGAGAGCCGCCGGGTGATGCAGGTCGGCCTCGGCGAGGCCGCGGTCCAGCTCAAGAAGATCGCCAGCTACGGCGACCCGCGGCTGTACGCCCTCTCCGAGGTGGCCGCGGCACTGTCGGAGAGCAGCCAGCCGCTGGTGCCCGAGCGGCTGTTCGTCACCGGCGGCAGCAGTGGCGGCGACGGCACCACGCCGCAGTCGGCGCAGGGCCTGCTCGGCACACTGGTGGCATTGCTCGTCGCCGAGAAGAGCGGCTTCGCGCCGGCGACGATGGGGGCCGACGACTCGCTCGGGCAGTTCGCCGACGCGATGTCGGCGCGGGTGATCGAGACGCTGTCGGCGGACGACCGGGCCGAGGCGCCCGCCGCCACGCCGAAGGCGGGCGCCTGACCGGGCGTGCTCCGGCCCGTGCCGCCCCCGCAGGCGGCCGGGCCGGCGCACCGCGGGAACCGGCGAAAACGCTTCAGCGCGAAGGCGGGCAGTGATCGTCGTCACGCGCCGCCAAGGCCGCGGCACGGTTCTCCGGCGCGAGCCGGAAGAGGTGCAGCCGCTCGTCGACCGGCTCGATCCTGGCGATGCGCCCGAGGCGCTCGCGCCAACGGTGATCGGCGGTAACGACGTGGGTGATTCGATAGCGGGCGATGAACCCGGCAGCCGAGCGCTCGTCGAGGTTGCGCGGATCGGCGTAGGTGTCGACGCCGGTCTGGGCACCGAATTGGTACGACTGCAGCACCCCCGCCGGCTCGAGAAACAACACCCGCGCGTGATCCGGGTCTTCGAGCGCCGCGACAGCAGCGAGGTTGTCGGGGTGCGCGAGCAAGCGCGGCTCGAGGCGCGTGGGCGCAACCAATCCGGTCTCACGGACATGCTGCACGAGCGTCGGCACGACCGCCACGAGGAACGCGGCGGCGATCAAGGCGGCATCGGCACGGGGCGATGCCAGGCAGCCGAACCGGCGCTCGACGAAAGCGATCAGGCAGATGTCGACAAACACGACGGCGAGCGTGTGGTACCGGAGCGGTTTGTAGCCGGTCAGCGCCACCGAACCGAGGACGACGACCAGCGCCAGCCCGGGCAGCAGCAGCCGGACAAAAGGCCCGGCGACGGAGGAACCAATCGGTGGCAGACCGCGGCCGCCGTCACTCCCCCCACCGGCATGACTCACGAACCGGTAACGCAGCGCGAGCCCGGCGGCGAGCGCGACGAGGAGCAGGAACATCCGGTCCGAGACGAGCGTTAAGGGAAAGCGCTCTCCACAGACGAAGCGGAGGTGGGCGAGCGACTTGCTGCACCACGCCCCCGGGGCATCGAACAGCGTCGGCATCGGCTCGGGGAAATAGTTGAGGACGTGGCTCGGCTCGGCGAGGAGGACGGTCCGTGTGTTGTCGCTGACGAATACCCGGCCGAAGTGATGGAGCGAGTAGGCGATCCAGGGAGCGAGCGTGGCGGCGTAGGCGACGAGGAACCGCGTGAATGCGGCGCTGCGCCGCCCCGGCGAGTCGATGGCGACGGCGATGCCGAGGGCGATCCCGCCGAGAAGGAAGTCGAAACGCGCGAGCGTGACCGCACCGGCGAGGACGCCGACGAGCCAGTCGCGCCGCGGCGCACGGTCGGCGAGAAACACGACCAGAGCGGAGAGAAACACGAGCACCGCCAACGGAATGCTCCGCCCCGCGACGACCTCGACGAGATACTCGCGGTTGCCGACGAGCCCCAGGAACAGCGCGGCCCCGACGGCCGGCCGGCCGCAGACCTGCCGGGCCAGCCGGGTGAGGACCGGCAGCGTCGCGGCGGCGACGGCGAGATTGACGAACGAGCCGGCATAGATTCCGACGGGAGCGAGCGCCAGGACACCCGCCATGAGCACCGGCAGGAGCGGCGGAAAAGA comes from Planctomycetota bacterium and encodes:
- a CDS encoding ThuA domain-containing protein; protein product: MLIRRRATGGGQKACGTLRSPSPPRARSMHHARARSLLVAAATAGAMLVMPAPRAAEPGKPLEVLYVTGGCCHDYDAQKELIVRGMAARARIRTTVVHEGGTSTNHPISIYDKPGWAKGYDVVFHNECFSDVKDPTFLEKILAEHNQGVPAVLMHCAMHCYRVGNDEWFKFCGITSPGHGAHYAYTCRLLGSHPILAGMPREWAVPKEELYYSDKVWPTATPLGEALSTDRNALQTCIWTNQYGPTRVFATTIGHYAETVATDEFLGLVTRGTLWAAGKLRDDGTPVAEVALEPAVAAP
- a CDS encoding glycosyltransferase family 39 protein, translated to MSTVPRLDDAVRRDRPVFALARRWSWRATVPGVASSVALATLVAAALLTLGNPPYSADSWSYLDLAQEIGTDFYHVDVIRQYQFEPGYGASFPPLLPVLMAGVLALAPVGIYAGSFVNLAVAAATLPVLTRLARQVCGRPAVGAALFLGLVGNREYLVEVVAGRSIPLAVLVFLSALVVFLADRAPRRDWLVGVLAGAVTLARFDFLLGGIALGIAVAIDSPGRRSAAFTRFLVAYAATLAPWIAYSLHHFGRVFVSDNTRTVLLAEPSHVLNYFPEPMPTLFDAPGAWCSKSLAHLRFVCGERFPLTLVSDRMFLLLVALAAGLALRYRFVSHAGGGSDGGRGLPPIGSSVAGPFVRLLLPGLALVVVLGSVALTGYKPLRYHTLAVVFVDICLIAFVERRFGCLASPRADAALIAAAFLVAVVPTLVQHVRETGLVAPTRLEPRLLAHPDNLAAVAALEDPDHARVLFLEPAGVLQSYQFGAQTGVDTYADPRNLDERSAAGFIARYRITHVVTADHRWRERLGRIARIEPVDERLHLFRLAPENRAAALAARDDDHCPPSR